Proteins found in one archaeon genomic segment:
- a CDS encoding alpha/beta hydrolase, whose product MPSMDVGGVGLYYEESGSGQPVVFVHGIPTDYRAWAAQVGAFSKGRRMVALSRRYAAPNPRKGDVSDSTVQNNASDLKGFLEGLGGGPVDLVGHSYGGFVSAYLAAQWPELVRSLVLVEPAISTLLVADQGSSAALLGLLLRSPSVALSGRRFQSASLKPSLEALDAGQLERAVELNVDGVQDRKGSYAALPEVTRKMMLDNARTVAELRTEFPRFTAKEASKIARPTLVVNGEESALWLRKIGELVGKAVPGARMEKVSGSRHFPHMENPDEFNSKVLGFIEKWIA is encoded by the coding sequence ATGCCTTCCATGGACGTAGGGGGAGTTGGGCTGTACTACGAGGAGAGCGGGAGCGGTCAGCCGGTCGTCTTTGTGCACGGAATACCTACCGACTATCGGGCGTGGGCTGCGCAGGTCGGGGCCTTCTCGAAGGGGAGGAGGATGGTCGCGCTCAGCAGGAGGTACGCAGCGCCGAACCCGAGGAAGGGGGACGTCTCTGATTCAACTGTCCAGAACAACGCCTCCGACCTGAAGGGGTTCCTGGAGGGCCTCGGAGGAGGGCCGGTGGACCTGGTGGGGCACTCCTACGGAGGGTTCGTGTCGGCCTACCTGGCCGCGCAGTGGCCCGAGCTGGTAAGGTCGCTCGTGCTTGTCGAGCCGGCGATCTCGACCCTCCTCGTGGCCGACCAGGGAAGCAGTGCGGCCCTGTTGGGCCTGCTGCTGAGGAGCCCCTCGGTGGCTCTCTCGGGACGAAGGTTCCAGAGCGCAAGCCTCAAGCCCTCGTTGGAGGCTCTCGACGCGGGTCAGCTGGAGAGGGCGGTCGAGCTGAACGTTGACGGCGTTCAGGACAGGAAGGGGTCGTACGCTGCGCTCCCGGAGGTGACGAGGAAGATGATGCTTGACAATGCGAGGACGGTGGCTGAGCTCAGGACAGAGTTTCCGAGGTTCACCGCAAAGGAGGCGTCCAAGATCGCGCGCCCGACCCTGGTGGTCAACGGAGAGGAGAGCGCCCTCTGGCTGAGGAAGATTGGGGAGCTGGTGGGAAAGGCGGTCCCTGGGGCGAGGATGGAGAAGGTCTCGGGCTCGAGGCACTTTCCCCACATGGAGAACCCCGATGAATTCAACTCGAAGGTCCTAGGGTTCATAGAGAAATGGATCGCGTGA
- a CDS encoding SRPBCC domain-containing protein, which translates to MKFETIRQKALLKASPCEVCQAYVDPLKQTEVTGSEASGSPMVGGRFTAWDGNISGKYLELEEGRKIVHDWKTTEWPKGYPASLVEITVTKKGGGTQLEMVHSKVPAEQADDYAEGWEEYYWKPLKKYFAKRE; encoded by the coding sequence GTGAAGTTCGAGACCATTAGGCAGAAGGCCCTGTTGAAAGCGAGTCCGTGCGAAGTCTGTCAGGCCTATGTGGACCCCTTGAAGCAAACCGAGGTCACGGGTTCCGAGGCGTCGGGGTCCCCCATGGTCGGGGGCAGGTTCACCGCATGGGACGGAAACATCTCAGGGAAGTACTTGGAGCTTGAAGAGGGAAGGAAGATCGTGCACGATTGGAAGACCACCGAGTGGCCCAAGGGTTATCCCGCGTCGCTCGTGGAGATCACTGTCACCAAGAAGGGAGGCGGGACGCAGCTCGAGATGGTCCACTCGAAGGTTCCGGCGGAGCAGGCGGATGACTACGCAGAGGGGTGGGAAGAATACTACTGGAAGCCTCTGAAGAAGTATTTCGCGAAGAGAGAGTAG
- a CDS encoding chorismate-binding protein, with amino-acid sequence MPECPKCGAQNKKPVTQWTGGAKTKKPMAVQRFVCGKCGTSFVAWKDSKTGEVKTMTRK; translated from the coding sequence ATGCCTGAGTGCCCGAAGTGCGGGGCGCAGAACAAGAAGCCTGTAACTCAGTGGACGGGGGGCGCGAAAACGAAGAAGCCCATGGCCGTCCAGAGATTCGTGTGCGGGAAGTGTGGGACTAGCTTCGTGGCGTGGAAGGATTCGAAGACCGGCGAAGTGAAGACGATGACTAGGAAGTAG
- a CDS encoding FKBP-type peptidyl-prolyl cis-trans isomerase, producing the protein MSELAAQKGDTVSVHYLGKFPGGKVFDTSMKAEAVKAALFSPARDYKPLQVELGKHQVITGFEEALMGMKVNETKEVTLPPEKAYGKTGRHPMTGKTLWFRLLLTNIKRP; encoded by the coding sequence TTGAGTGAGCTAGCAGCGCAGAAGGGAGACACGGTCTCCGTCCACTATCTAGGAAAGTTCCCGGGCGGCAAAGTCTTCGACACCAGCATGAAGGCCGAGGCGGTCAAGGCCGCCCTCTTCAGCCCGGCCAGGGACTACAAACCACTCCAGGTCGAGCTGGGAAAGCACCAGGTGATCACTGGATTCGAAGAAGCACTGATGGGGATGAAAGTCAACGAAACCAAGGAGGTCACCCTCCCGCCGGAGAAGGCCTACGGAAAGACCGGAAGGCACCCAATGACGGGCAAGACGCTCTGGTTCCGCCTCCTCCTGACCAACATCAAGCGTCCCTAG
- a CDS encoding phosphoribosyltransferase: MSKVLFKDRAEAGRRLAAALSEFKGQDVVVLAIPRGGVAVGSEVAGVLGAPLDVVVTRKIEAPGEPEYALGAVTQEGEVIMDRQAAESLGATKEYLDSQVRKKKAEVEERVRKFRGDRKFPVLEGKTVIIVDDGIATGSSVGAAVMSVKKRSPKMLVVAVPVAPPDAVETLSEDVDRVVCLERPTEFLSIGEFFGNFDQVEDEDVKRILEDGWARRG, translated from the coding sequence TTGTCGAAGGTTCTGTTCAAGGACAGGGCGGAGGCTGGGAGGAGGCTGGCCGCGGCGCTATCTGAATTCAAAGGGCAGGACGTCGTTGTGCTTGCCATCCCCAGGGGCGGGGTCGCGGTGGGGAGCGAGGTCGCGGGCGTCCTGGGCGCGCCCTTGGACGTGGTCGTGACAAGAAAGATCGAGGCGCCAGGGGAGCCCGAGTATGCGCTTGGGGCCGTCACGCAGGAGGGGGAGGTGATCATGGACAGGCAGGCGGCAGAGTCCTTGGGGGCGACCAAGGAATACCTTGACTCGCAGGTCCGCAAGAAGAAGGCAGAGGTGGAGGAGAGGGTCCGGAAGTTCAGGGGGGACAGGAAGTTTCCTGTGCTCGAGGGGAAGACGGTCATAATCGTCGACGATGGCATAGCGACCGGAAGCTCCGTGGGGGCCGCCGTGATGTCGGTGAAGAAGCGGAGCCCGAAGATGCTGGTGGTCGCTGTGCCGGTCGCGCCGCCGGACGCTGTGGAGACCCTCTCCGAAGATGTGGACAGAGTGGTCTGCCTGGAGAGACCCACGGAGTTCCTGTCGATAGGGGAGTTCTTCGGCAACTTCGACCAGGTCGAGGACGAGGACGTGAAGCGGATCCTGGAAGACGGCTGGGCGAGGCGCGGCTGA
- a CDS encoding orotate phosphoribosyltransferase — MSEPASGRAALAEVLFRIGALRFGKFTLASGKSSSYYLDLRVVPSSPEAYWLAVEAYMAMAKEIGVESFDAVAGVATAGVTISSPLAYLLKKPMLYVRKEEKGHGLGRQVEGAVKPGWKTVVVDDLVTTGGSVVTAVEALRGSGCVVKEAAVLVDRLEGGKENLRAVGVRLSAFADIKELVGTLYQGKKVTKGDYEAVLKQMGAGKA, encoded by the coding sequence ATGTCCGAGCCCGCGTCCGGCAGGGCCGCTCTTGCAGAGGTCCTCTTCAGGATCGGGGCATTGAGGTTCGGGAAGTTCACGCTCGCCAGCGGGAAGTCCAGCTCATACTACCTCGACCTGAGGGTCGTGCCCAGCTCCCCCGAAGCGTACTGGTTGGCGGTCGAGGCCTACATGGCGATGGCGAAGGAGATTGGCGTCGAGAGCTTCGATGCCGTAGCGGGCGTCGCGACGGCGGGGGTAACTATCTCGTCGCCGCTGGCCTACCTTCTCAAGAAGCCGATGCTCTACGTGAGGAAGGAGGAAAAGGGACACGGCCTGGGCCGTCAGGTAGAGGGCGCGGTCAAGCCAGGATGGAAGACCGTAGTCGTGGACGACCTCGTGACGACAGGCGGGAGCGTAGTCACGGCAGTGGAGGCGCTCAGAGGGTCCGGGTGCGTGGTCAAGGAGGCGGCGGTGTTGGTGGACAGGCTCGAGGGAGGGAAGGAGAACCTCAGGGCGGTCGGGGTCAGGCTCAGCGCTTTCGCGGACATCAAGGAGCTCGTGGGGACCCTCTATCAGGGAAAGAAGGTGACGAAGGGCGACTATGAGGCCGTCCTCAAGCAGATGGGGGCCGGGAAGGCTTGA
- a CDS encoding dihydroorotate dehydrogenase: MSVDAIRVQMGSLRLENPTVLASGVHGSSLAKVLEALKYGAGGAVTKSVGPSPREGYAEPTLVDVEGGMVNAAGLPNPGAAKFSEELVTVKGKGLPILVSVFGGDEKQFAGVVKVLDANDFLGYELNLSCPHVEGVGTEVGHDPELVSKVVKAVKKSTAKPVFAKLSPNTDRLVEIGGAAVDAGVDGLTAINTIRAMEVDIESGRPALSNVYGGLSGPAVRPVALRCVYELREKFEVPIMGCGGVSTWEDAVKFFLAGADAVQLGTSTVRKFAIFNDVNVGVLSYLERKGLQGLDQVVGAAHRSGGLAA; encoded by the coding sequence TTGAGCGTCGATGCAATCAGGGTGCAAATGGGGAGTTTGCGCCTCGAGAATCCCACCGTGCTTGCTTCAGGGGTCCACGGGAGCTCGTTGGCCAAAGTCCTCGAGGCCCTCAAGTACGGCGCGGGCGGAGCGGTCACAAAGTCGGTCGGGCCGTCACCGAGGGAAGGGTACGCTGAGCCCACCCTGGTCGACGTGGAGGGCGGGATGGTCAACGCGGCCGGCCTTCCGAATCCTGGAGCCGCGAAGTTCTCCGAGGAACTGGTCACGGTGAAGGGCAAGGGCCTCCCCATCTTGGTCTCGGTCTTCGGTGGGGACGAGAAGCAGTTCGCTGGAGTCGTCAAGGTGCTCGACGCAAACGATTTCCTCGGGTATGAGCTAAACCTCAGCTGCCCCCACGTCGAGGGCGTCGGGACAGAGGTCGGGCACGACCCTGAGCTCGTGTCCAAGGTCGTGAAGGCAGTCAAGAAGAGCACGGCAAAGCCCGTCTTCGCGAAGCTCTCTCCAAACACTGACAGGCTGGTCGAAATCGGCGGCGCAGCAGTGGACGCAGGAGTGGACGGTCTCACTGCTATCAACACCATTAGGGCGATGGAGGTCGATATCGAGTCGGGCAGGCCTGCGCTCTCCAACGTCTACGGGGGCCTCTCCGGGCCAGCCGTGAGGCCTGTCGCCCTGAGGTGCGTCTACGAACTTAGGGAGAAGTTCGAGGTCCCGATCATGGGATGTGGTGGAGTCTCGACCTGGGAGGACGCGGTCAAGTTCTTCCTGGCTGGAGCGGACGCAGTGCAGCTGGGGACGAGCACTGTCAGGAAGTTCGCAATCTTCAACGACGTCAACGTGGGGGTACTCTCCTACCTTGAGAGGAAGGGGCTCCAGGGCCTGGACCAGGTCGTGGGAGCCGCGCACAGAAGTGGGGGACTCGCGGCATGA
- a CDS encoding orotidine 5'-phosphate decarboxylase, giving the protein MKGFRERMLDSANERKSRVVLALDISGPYEERVSKAMEVFRATKEEVAAVKLNHHLLLPFGLEGIRGLLGDFSDAGVPVIADLKLNDIESTNLNAAESLRHYGVDAVIANPFVGREEGLGKVVERMHDLGGGLILLVYMSHRGASEGYSLRVEGGEPLYRVFAERARDWGADGVVVSAKEGKKLAEAREILGKVPLIFSPGVGAQGGDAREALKGGADFVIVGRTIAESKEPLKALRGLDAAGLD; this is encoded by the coding sequence ATGAAGGGGTTCAGGGAGAGGATGCTCGACTCGGCGAATGAGAGGAAGAGCAGGGTGGTCCTGGCCCTCGACATCTCGGGGCCCTACGAAGAGAGGGTCTCGAAGGCGATGGAGGTCTTCAGAGCGACGAAAGAGGAAGTTGCAGCCGTCAAGCTCAACCATCATCTGCTTCTGCCCTTCGGGCTTGAGGGAATCAGGGGGCTCCTCGGGGACTTCTCGGACGCCGGAGTGCCGGTGATAGCCGACCTGAAGCTCAACGACATCGAGTCGACGAACCTGAACGCAGCCGAATCTCTGCGGCACTACGGGGTCGACGCCGTGATAGCGAACCCGTTCGTTGGAAGGGAGGAGGGACTCGGAAAGGTCGTGGAGAGGATGCATGATTTGGGGGGTGGCCTGATCCTCCTGGTGTACATGAGCCACAGAGGAGCCTCGGAGGGATATTCTCTTCGGGTCGAGGGCGGAGAGCCACTGTACCGGGTCTTCGCGGAGAGGGCGCGAGACTGGGGCGCCGACGGGGTTGTCGTCTCTGCCAAGGAGGGAAAAAAGCTGGCGGAAGCGAGGGAGATCTTGGGCAAGGTTCCTCTGATCTTCAGCCCTGGGGTAGGCGCACAGGGAGGGGACGCGAGGGAGGCACTGAAGGGCGGGGCTGACTTCGTCATCGTTGGAAGGACGATCGCAGAATCGAAGGAGCCCCTCAAAGCCCTCCGCGGGCTCGACGCTGCCGGCCTTGACTGA
- a CDS encoding arsenate reductase ArsC produces the protein MRKVLFVCVENTFRSVLSQELFNSKAPSGWRAESAGVNPAQEVNPVVFWLLREVGINYVERKPQVVTPELVRDATRVVTFGCLDRCPIGAEEKGEDWPLPGSTGKSDDELRSVRDELSRRIDELIRRLSVAPETVQS, from the coding sequence ATGCGCAAGGTCCTCTTCGTGTGCGTCGAGAACACGTTCAGAAGCGTCCTCTCACAGGAGCTCTTCAACTCCAAGGCACCCTCTGGCTGGAGGGCCGAGAGCGCCGGGGTCAACCCCGCACAAGAGGTGAACCCTGTCGTCTTCTGGCTCCTGAGGGAAGTCGGAATCAACTACGTTGAAAGAAAGCCGCAGGTCGTCACCCCGGAGCTGGTGCGTGACGCGACAAGGGTAGTCACCTTCGGATGCCTTGACCGCTGCCCCATCGGCGCAGAGGAGAAGGGCGAAGACTGGCCTCTTCCAGGGTCGACCGGGAAGAGTGACGACGAGCTGAGGAGTGTCAGGGACGAACTCTCTCGAAGAATCGACGAACTGATCCGAAGGCTCTCCGTCGCTCCCGAGACCGTCCAGTCATGA
- a CDS encoding CBS domain-containing protein encodes MKWECYRCGHIFEGEITPDECPNCHYSLTFWLEASEPKVSTVRNFVKTDPLSIDANESVLKAAQEMRDRGAGNILVNIKGEPKGILTERDILNRIAADDLLSSSIPVRKIMTSPMISVDADTPLSEAVKMMAKYKIRTLFVTDKGKPLGLLNMRSIVGDQFRVAKNLES; translated from the coding sequence TTGAAGTGGGAGTGCTATCGGTGCGGGCACATCTTCGAAGGGGAGATCACCCCGGACGAGTGCCCCAACTGCCACTACTCACTGACGTTCTGGCTTGAAGCCTCCGAGCCCAAGGTCTCGACGGTGAGGAACTTCGTGAAGACCGACCCGCTCTCCATAGACGCCAACGAGTCCGTCCTCAAGGCCGCCCAGGAGATGAGAGACCGAGGCGCCGGCAACATCCTAGTCAACATCAAGGGAGAGCCCAAAGGAATTCTGACCGAGCGGGACATCCTCAACCGCATAGCGGCGGACGACCTGCTCTCCTCGAGCATCCCGGTCCGGAAGATCATGACCTCTCCGATGATATCGGTAGATGCCGACACGCCTCTCTCAGAGGCCGTCAAGATGATGGCAAAGTACAAGATACGGACGCTCTTCGTCACCGACAAGGGGAAGCCTCTCGGGCTTCTCAACATGCGCTCGATCGTGGGCGACCAGTTCAGAGTAGCGAAGAACCTAGAATCTTAG
- a CDS encoding helix-turn-helix transcriptional regulator — MGTEPDAVSLTPNPPIDRAKMRRRFREFSDVVSKFSHEVAPSPDAGPAISNQAELNLQVTKTIFGKWSLEILVMLYTMKFLGFEQIRRSLEGISHRVLSEKLKQLEAKQLIRRRVLSTRPPRVNYSLTEKGLIIARLGEPVFLFLRYEEGFDPELK, encoded by the coding sequence GTGGGCACAGAACCTGACGCGGTAAGCCTGACACCGAATCCTCCCATCGACCGCGCGAAGATGCGCAGGCGCTTCCGGGAGTTCAGCGACGTTGTCTCAAAGTTCTCGCACGAGGTCGCGCCTTCCCCCGACGCCGGCCCAGCCATCTCGAACCAGGCCGAGCTGAACCTTCAGGTCACAAAAACCATCTTCGGGAAGTGGTCACTGGAGATCCTCGTTATGCTCTACACGATGAAGTTCCTCGGCTTCGAGCAGATCCGGAGGAGCTTGGAGGGGATAAGCCATCGGGTCCTCTCGGAGAAGCTCAAGCAGCTCGAGGCGAAACAGCTGATCCGGCGTAGGGTCCTCAGCACCAGGCCCCCCAGGGTCAACTACAGCCTGACTGAGAAGGGCCTCATCATAGCCCGCTTGGGGGAGCCCGTCTTCCTCTTCCTCAGGTACGAAGAGGGCTTCGACCCGGAATTGAAGTAG
- a CDS encoding DUF192 domain-containing protein — MVRLGRRAFLGVFALAVLVSGAALAVETWGSVAGPIPSNFTVNGKTFQFTYIASNEAQREAGLMNRKITNDTTMLFAWPSPGYYSFYMRDTNASLDMIWISANGSQGRVVYIKTDAPPCIGVPTCPLYTPTSPANYVIEARAGFVSTNGVTLGTELGFA; from the coding sequence ATGGTGCGACTCGGGAGGCGAGCATTCCTCGGCGTCTTCGCCCTGGCGGTCCTGGTCTCCGGGGCCGCACTCGCAGTGGAGACGTGGGGCTCGGTCGCCGGTCCTATACCCTCCAACTTCACTGTCAACGGCAAGACCTTCCAGTTCACCTACATCGCTTCGAACGAAGCTCAGAGAGAAGCTGGGCTGATGAACCGGAAGATCACGAACGACACCACGATGCTCTTCGCATGGCCCAGCCCCGGATACTACTCCTTCTACATGCGCGACACAAATGCGAGCCTCGACATGATCTGGATAAGCGCCAACGGATCCCAGGGCAGGGTCGTCTACATCAAGACCGACGCGCCCCCCTGCATAGGGGTTCCAACCTGCCCCCTCTACACCCCGACCTCCCCCGCCAACTACGTGATAGAGGCCAGGGCGGGATTCGTATCCACGAACGGGGTGACACTGGGGACCGAGTTAGGATTCGCATGA
- a CDS encoding trypsin-like peptidase domain-containing protein, producing MELLQSFSNAVASLADAVSRSVVSVNAGRHSGTGFVWSSHGHIVTASHVLGHAEGATVTLGDGRELEAKVLGRDGYTDVALLKVDASGLEPVQVGSGKDLKVGQFVLAMANAYGRKASATSGIVTSQSRSMRGWWGVVIENAVVSDAKLNPGYSGGPLVDASGKLLGMNVAYFSGRGVAVSADSLKEVLEKLSKDGRVKKGFLGVVVEAVELPAELAKSTDVGQEQGLLVRSVDQKSAARAAGVVLGDVILRLGDTKATDEYELHKALSGDIVGRPTSLWVLRGEKLTELKVTLGEAEH from the coding sequence ATGGAGCTGCTGCAGTCTTTTTCCAACGCAGTGGCGAGCTTGGCCGACGCGGTCTCGCGGTCGGTCGTCAGCGTGAACGCGGGGAGGCACAGCGGGACGGGCTTTGTGTGGAGCTCGCACGGCCACATAGTAACTGCCAGCCACGTGCTGGGCCACGCCGAAGGGGCGACGGTGACGCTCGGCGACGGGCGCGAGCTGGAGGCGAAGGTCCTGGGAAGAGACGGGTACACAGACGTCGCCTTGCTGAAGGTGGACGCCAGCGGCCTGGAGCCGGTCCAGGTCGGAAGCGGCAAGGACCTCAAGGTCGGGCAGTTCGTCCTGGCGATGGCCAACGCCTACGGGCGGAAGGCCTCGGCGACCTCCGGGATCGTGACCAGCCAGAGCAGGAGCATGCGCGGATGGTGGGGCGTCGTAATCGAGAACGCGGTCGTCTCGGACGCCAAGCTGAACCCGGGATACTCGGGCGGACCCCTGGTCGACGCCTCGGGCAAGCTCCTGGGCATGAACGTGGCCTACTTCTCAGGAAGAGGGGTCGCGGTCTCGGCGGACTCCCTGAAGGAAGTCCTGGAGAAGCTCTCGAAGGATGGGAGGGTGAAGAAGGGATTCCTCGGAGTCGTCGTGGAGGCGGTCGAGCTTCCCGCTGAGCTCGCCAAGAGCACGGATGTGGGCCAGGAGCAGGGCCTCCTGGTCAGGTCTGTGGACCAGAAGTCTGCCGCGAGGGCGGCGGGCGTGGTCCTCGGTGACGTGATCCTCAGGCTCGGGGACACGAAGGCCACGGACGAGTACGAGCTGCACAAGGCCCTCTCAGGCGACATCGTGGGGAGGCCCACGAGCCTGTGGGTCCTCAGGGGCGAGAAGCTGACCGAACTCAAGGTGACGCTAGGGGAGGCGGAGCACTAG
- a CDS encoding PH domain-containing protein, with product MQSIPDDLKNVLGPNEQVQLYIRQKIYHPKINVDSVLITNERVILRHPHSLRLRKDYTDFNYQDVSNVVLEKGVLRSTVKCTLRFGGEPLLLGDLPNGDAQKAYGLIRENLVRYQAPFTQAGVPPLRPQSSPLNFSAASCRKCGSPLTAGQKFCGNCGLPA from the coding sequence ATGCAGTCCATCCCAGACGACCTCAAGAACGTCCTGGGCCCGAACGAGCAGGTCCAGCTCTACATCAGACAGAAGATCTACCACCCGAAGATCAACGTCGACTCAGTCCTCATAACCAACGAGAGGGTGATCCTCCGCCATCCCCACTCCCTCAGGCTCCGCAAGGATTACACCGACTTCAACTATCAGGACGTCTCCAACGTCGTCCTCGAAAAAGGAGTCCTCCGCTCCACGGTGAAGTGCACTCTTCGCTTCGGGGGAGAGCCCCTCCTCCTCGGCGACCTTCCGAACGGCGACGCCCAGAAAGCCTACGGCCTCATCCGCGAGAACCTGGTCCGATACCAGGCGCCCTTTACCCAGGCTGGCGTCCCTCCCCTGAGGCCCCAGTCCTCTCCCCTCAACTTCTCTGCAGCCTCTTGCAGGAAGTGCGGCTCCCCCCTGACAGCAGGCCAGAAGTTCTGCGGCAACTGCGGCCTCCCTGCCTGA
- a CDS encoding DUF4382 domain-containing protein has protein sequence MRSTITVAVLVLIVAAVAGAGYLLSNRSMGTLAVGVTDSPIPSNVTHIFLTITNIVLQGESNSTVTFAVNATTFDLLKLNNITKMLGSQSVPAGNYTMIRFNVTSAIATIAGSNVTLNVPSGQVKVPLTTQKLVVKPGEKTTIVLDITPVMTNVSASYNLRPVVTVKSVSGPS, from the coding sequence ATGAGATCTACAATCACTGTCGCCGTTCTGGTATTAATCGTAGCCGCGGTCGCCGGGGCGGGATACCTCCTCTCCAACCGGTCGATGGGCACCTTGGCGGTCGGGGTCACCGACTCGCCGATCCCTTCCAACGTGACCCACATCTTTCTGACCATAACGAACATCGTACTCCAGGGAGAGTCCAACTCCACGGTCACCTTCGCCGTCAACGCCACTACCTTCGACCTCCTGAAGCTCAACAACATCACCAAGATGCTCGGTTCCCAGAGCGTGCCTGCCGGGAACTACACGATGATCAGGTTCAACGTGACCTCGGCAATAGCCACGATAGCCGGCAGCAACGTAACGCTCAACGTCCCAAGCGGCCAGGTCAAGGTGCCTCTCACCACTCAGAAGCTCGTCGTAAAGCCGGGCGAGAAGACGACCATAGTCCTCGACATCACCCCGGTGATGACGAACGTCAGCGCGTCCTACAACCTCAGGCCGGTCGTGACCGTCAAGAGCGTGAGCGGGCCGAGCTGA
- a CDS encoding aminotransferase class I/II-fold pyridoxal phosphate-dependent enzyme, with product MTRLADKHGALNLAQGFPDFAAPANIKEAAVRAIEGDINQYAVTWGAPNLRRAISDKASWFNGIESDPDKNVTVTCGSTEAMMATVMALAEAGEEVIMFEPAYENYIPSTVLAGATPRPVPMGPGFTLDEEALKAAFSKRTKLVIVNTPHNPSGKVITKEELGVIADLCEDYDAIAVTDEIYEHILYDGRKHVSLATVGSMAERTVTISGISKTYTATGWRVGYTIAPAALTNAIRKVHDYMTVCAPAPMQEASAFALSLPKSFYSDLALTYQKKRDLIASGLREIGFDFMTPEGAYYILADFGKLSKLDDTKFSYSMTIDCGVAVVPGSSFYSDRSKGRSLVRFSYSKKDSTLTDAVGKMRTFFSKKGPSPSN from the coding sequence ATGACCAGGCTCGCAGACAAGCACGGAGCCCTCAACCTCGCCCAGGGCTTCCCCGACTTCGCGGCCCCGGCGAACATCAAGGAGGCGGCCGTCAGAGCTATCGAAGGGGACATCAACCAGTACGCGGTCACCTGGGGGGCTCCCAACTTGCGGCGAGCGATCTCCGACAAGGCATCCTGGTTCAACGGAATCGAGAGCGACCCAGACAAGAACGTCACAGTCACCTGCGGCTCCACCGAAGCGATGATGGCCACGGTGATGGCCCTCGCGGAGGCCGGAGAGGAGGTCATCATGTTCGAGCCCGCCTACGAGAACTACATCCCCTCGACGGTCCTCGCGGGAGCCACCCCGCGCCCGGTCCCGATGGGCCCCGGGTTCACCCTCGACGAGGAGGCCCTCAAGGCCGCCTTCTCGAAGCGGACCAAGCTGGTGATCGTCAACACCCCGCACAACCCGAGCGGGAAGGTCATCACCAAAGAGGAACTGGGCGTCATCGCAGACCTCTGCGAGGACTACGACGCGATCGCCGTCACCGACGAGATTTACGAGCACATACTCTACGACGGCCGGAAGCACGTCAGCCTCGCGACGGTAGGTTCCATGGCCGAACGGACGGTCACCATCTCAGGGATCTCGAAGACCTACACCGCGACTGGCTGGCGGGTCGGCTACACGATCGCCCCCGCAGCCCTCACCAACGCGATCCGCAAGGTCCACGACTACATGACCGTCTGCGCCCCCGCCCCCATGCAGGAGGCCTCCGCCTTCGCCCTCTCTCTGCCGAAGTCCTTCTACTCCGACCTCGCCCTGACCTACCAGAAGAAGAGGGACCTCATCGCTTCAGGCCTCAGGGAGATCGGTTTCGACTTCATGACCCCGGAGGGGGCCTACTACATCCTTGCAGACTTCGGGAAGCTGAGCAAGCTCGACGACACGAAGTTCTCGTACTCGATGACCATAGACTGCGGTGTCGCGGTCGTCCCCGGCTCGAGCTTCTACTCCGACAGGAGCAAGGGGCGGAGCTTGGTGAGGTTCAGCTACTCGAAGAAGGACTCGACCCTCACCGACGCGGTCGGGAAGATGCGGACCTTCTTCTCGAAGAAAGGCCCATCGCCTTCCAACTGA